A section of the Choristoneura fumiferana chromosome 5, NRCan_CFum_1, whole genome shotgun sequence genome encodes:
- the LOC141428432 gene encoding uncharacterized protein isoform X1 yields MPPAPLALLALCACAELFQVLAAHSNYTGRSIKALEDPSPGSCLYEGRWFPAGAAVRARAACLRCACAGGALSCRRRACAPLPDPPPRCHVLHRKGACCPELHCPDGVKLMELGASSRFEDEDYSDISSVSAVGHVRFPACVEGGTVYSAGSALASAVACEQCFCLGGARRCVRPRCLPPPPGCEPRPAPGACCPQRYYCQHDTPPPHGTHDCEVDGTWFSEGSRVAAAERRGGCAHCFCLRGEVRCQPLACAPPLLGCRPLLRDGECCPHQYHCEHTVNPQNPISHNSLISVRNDDRSLHTSKSSKQETSTKSVSTNISTKTSSPITLATKKMPVTTTKVKRKTNESPSNGTSQKPAQDKTTTTVAPLPPSTVASTTEKLIRSNFETSTTEDLPDYSTTSTEQPEGSVRIMINGTINCTAELSSTSLPLNLTANETEKIKMELQPRIPILTAEDIESHTFNPNDIITDRSVNGDFDENEMFTINVTSSLSTNSSRATPGPAITTVFKASAPTDLPTALNISKKTNEFDFDYAEPTLPPSLPNLKIIPFVAADAVVDDDDSPKDELTYPILEREDKYPVYYPSSLEAKVTPFASRRKDVYQPTQYPVFTSEKVDISNYPTLSHEIDITSSDYPTANNDLLHEHIVSTSVGTHASDISKAVTNTPGSSTTFKLEAPSVNLFSPPVETEGGFVPKGPGSLIHEYYAVYPSTPSGPSVPHHTTSMQLDTVKECISSDGHRVLEGESVTLACSTCACMWGEMHCSPRPCPTPAGCRRSPVPTPASAAVPTSATSADDCCGELICDPVTEKETTPTTARTTTSTTTTEKSFINENENQTVNESHNKTILPQNGTSVDRDNSNLDNNDAKDTGKDEIEVSRKPIDNNDTVKISTTIASTEKVSTISSTKSTTITTTAVPDIKEIKETNYNPTDYEEEEDDEGFSFGSVLKLLLSDSYDATTASPYKNKPVTVAAATKPPPPRVTTTPPPMTTSIKPPKPSVSPFVPMPHHYPYMPPKKTFQQNTVNRIDHLVLGEATAIKKTTMRPTISAFKPVTATFKPVTRVTTQRPFFTTRTTTTRKEVQTSQQTVSPEGPRPPAPSVLPGVGGLLKLAGCNIYGRMYRVGRIIAELSTACQECRCTELGVQCRSLPC; encoded by the exons AATTATTCCAAGTTCTTGCTGCTCACTCAAACTATACTGGACGGAGTATAAAAGCTTTAG AGGATCCGTCACCCGGCAGCTGCCTGTACGAGGGCCGCTGGTTCCCGGCGGGCGCGgcggtgcgcgcgcgcgcggcgtgcctgcgctgcgcgtgcgcgggcggcgcgctgtCCTGCCGCCGCCGCGCCTGCGCGCCGCTGCCCGACCCGCCGCCGCGCTGCCACGTGCTGCACCGCAAGGGCGCCTGCTGCCCGGAGCTGCATTGCCCTG aCGGTGTAAAGCTTATGGAACTAGGAGCGTCTTCGCGTTTTGAAGACGAAGATTACTCTGATATCTCATCGGTATCAGCTGTTGGACATG TTCGGTTTCCAGCGTGCGTGGAAGGTGGTACGGTTTACAGCGCGGGCTCGGCGCTGGCGTCGGCAGTGGCGTGCGAGCAGTGCTTCTGCCtaggcggcgcgcggcgctgcgtgcgcccgcgctgcctgccgccgccgcccggcTGCGAGCCGCGCCCGGCGCCTGGCGCCTGTTGCCCGCAGCGCTACTACTGCCAACACgacacgccgccgccgcacggGACACACG ACTGCGAAGTCGACGGCACTTGGTTTTCGGAGGGCTCGCGCGTGGCGGCGGCGGagcggcgcggcggctgcgcgcACTGCTTCTGCCTGCGCGGCGAGGTGCGCTGCCAGCCGCTGGCGTGCGCGCCGCCACTGCTGGGCTGCCGGCCGCTGCTGCGCGACGGCGAATGCTGCCCGCACCAGTACCACTGCGAACACACCG TTAACCCACAGAATCCAATATCTCACAATTCGCTCATATCGGTGCGAAACGACGACCGATCTCTTCACACATCCAAGTCAAGCAAACAAGAAACATCCACAAAATCTGTATCCACAAATATTTCGACAAAAACGAGCTCCCCGATTACATTGGCCACTAAAAAGATGCCAGTCACCACAACCAAAGTTAAAAGGAAAACCAACGAATCACCCTCAAATGGTACCAGCCAAAAACCCGCTCAAGATAAAACTACCACCACAGTGGCTCCGCTTCCGCCTTCAACGGTTGCCAGTACAACAGAAAAACTTATTCGATCCAACTTTGAAACTTCTACGACAGAAGATTTACCTGACTACTCAACTACTTCAACAGAGCAACCGGAGGGCTCTGTTAGAATCATGATAAATGGTACTATCAACTGCACAGCAGAACTGTCTTCAACCTCTCTACCTTTAAATTTAACTGCAAATGAAACTGAAAAGATCAAAATGGAATTGCAGCCTCGCATACCAATTCTAACGGCAGAAGACATAGAGAGCCATACATTTAACCCCAATGACATAATCACTGATAGAAGTGTGAATGGTGATTTTGATGAGAATGAGATGTTTACTATTAACGTGACTAGCTCCTTGTCCACCAACTCGAGCCGCGCGACGCCGGGGCCTGCGATAACAACAGTTTTCAAAGCCTCTGCACCAACTGATTTACCAACTGCATTGAACATTTCTAAGAAAACGAACGAGTTTGACTTTGATTACGCTGAACCTACGTTACCTCCATCactaccaaatttaaa AATTATTCCATTCGTAGCAGCCGACGccgttgttgatgacgatgattcaCCAAAAGACGAGCTCACATATCCAATTTTAGAAAGAGAAGACAAATACCCAGTTTACTACCCCAGCAGCCTGGAAGCGAAGGTCACTCCATTTGCATCAAGACGCAAAGATGTGTACCAACCGACGCAGTACCCAGTCTTTACGTCCGAGAAAGTGGACATTTCCAACTATCCGACTTTGTCCCATGAAATTGACATTACAAGTTCGGACTATCCTACTGCTAACAATGACTTGCTGCATGAACACATCGTGTCGACTTCCGTCGGGACGCACGCATCAGACATCAGCAAAGCTGTAACTAACACGCCTGGCAGCAGCACTACCTTCAAGCTGGAAGCTCCGTCAGTCAACTTATTCTCACCCCCTGTCGAGACAGAAG GTGGATTCGTACCAAAGGGACCAGGCTCCTTGATTCATGAGTACTATGCCGTGTATCCCAGCACACCTTCCGGCCCCTCAGTTCCTCATCATACTACATCAATGCAGCTGGACACAGTAAAAG AGTGTATATCAAGTGACGGTCACCGCGTGCTAGAGGGCGAGTCTGTGACGCTGGCGTGCTCGACGTGTGCGTGCATGTGGGGCGAGATGCACTGCTCCCCGCGCCCCTGCCCCACGCCCGCCGGCTGCCGTCGCAGCCCCGTCCCCACTCCCGCTTCCGCCGCCGTCCCTACCTCCGCCACCAGCGCTGACGACTGCTGCGGGGAACTCATTTGTGACCCAG TTACAGAAAAAGAAACTACACCTACTACAGCCAGAACAACAACATCTACAACAACTACAGAAAAAAGTTtcataaatgaaaatgaaaaccaGACTGTTAATGAATCACATAATAAGACAATATTACCACAAAATGGAACAAGTGTTGACAGAGATAATAGTAACCTCGACAATAATGATGCAAAGGATACCGGAAAAGATGAAATTGAAGTTTCCAGAAAACCTATTGATAATAATGATACTGTGAAGATATCTACAACTATTGCATCAACAGAAAAAGTATCAACTATCTCATCAACGAAATCAACGACCATAACGACAACAGCAGTGCCGGATATCAAGGAAATCAAGGAAACAAATTATAACCCTACCGATTATGAGGAAGAAGAAGATGACGAAGGTTTCTCGTTTGGAAGCGTTTTGAAACTTCTACTGAGCGACAGTTACGATGCAACGACGGCTTCACCTTACAAAAATAAGCCTGTTACAGTTGCTGCTGCCACAAAACCTCCACCTCCAAGAGTAACAACTACGCCACCGCCGATGACTACCTCCATAAAACCTCCAAAGCCGTCCGTATCACCTTTCGTCCCCATGCCTCATCATTACCCTTACATGCCTCCAAAAAAGACTTTCCAGCAAAACACTGTCAACCGAATAGACCACTTAGTGCTCGGAGAAGCGACTGCCATCAAAAAGACCACAATGCGCCCAACCATAAGTGCTTTTAAGCCGGTGACAGCCACATTCAAACCGGTCACGAGAGTCACAACGCAACGGCCTTTCTTCACCACTCGAACTACTACAACCAGGAAAGAAGTTCAGACGAGTCAGCAAACGGTGTCTCCGGAAGGGCCCAGGCCGCCGGCACCGAGTGTTCTGCCGGGCGTCGGAGGGCTGTTGAAGCTGGCCGGCTGCAACATTTATGGGAGGATGTACCGCGTGGGGCGCATCATCGCCGAGCTGTCCACCGCCTGCCAGGAGTGCCGCTGCACCGAGCTGGGCGTGCAGTGCCGCTCGCTGCCTTGCTGA
- the LOC141428432 gene encoding uncharacterized protein isoform X2: MPPAPLALLALCACAELFQVLAAHSNYTGRSIKALEDPSPGSCLYEGRWFPAGAAVRARAACLRCACAGGALSCRRRACAPLPDPPPRCHVLHRKGACCPELHCPDGVKLMELGASSRFEDEDYSDISSVSAVGHVRFPACVEGGTVYSAGSALASAVACEQCFCLGGARRCVRPRCLPPPPGCEPRPAPGACCPQRYYCQHDTPPPHGTHDCEVDGTWFSEGSRVAAAERRGGCAHCFCLRGEVRCQPLACAPPLLGCRPLLRDGECCPHQYHCEHTVNPQNPISHNSLISVRNDDRSLHTSKSSKQETSTKSVSTNISTKTSSPITLATKKMPVTTTKVKRKTNESPSNGTSQKPAQDKTTTTVAPLPPSTVASTTEKLIRSNFETSTTEDLPDYSTTSTEQPEGSVRIMINGTINCTAELSSTSLPLNLTANETEKIKMELQPRIPILTAEDIESHTFNPNDIITDRSVNGDFDENEMFTINVTSSLSTNSSRATPGPAITTVFKASAPTDLPTALNISKKTNEFDFDYAEPTLPPSLPNLKIIPFVAADAVVDDDDSPKDELTYPILEREDKYPVYYPSSLEAKVTPFASRRKDVYQPTQYPVFTSEKVDISNYPTLSHEIDITSSDYPTANNDLLHEHIVSTSVGTHASDISKAVTNTPGSSTTFKLEAPSVNLFSPPVETEGGFVPKGPGSLIHEYYAVYPSTPSGPSVPHHTTSMQLDTVKECISSDGHRVLEGESVTLACSTCACMWGEMHCSPRPCPTPAGCRRSPVPTPASAAVPTSATSADDCCGELICDPEKETTPTTARTTTSTTTTEKSFINENENQTVNESHNKTILPQNGTSVDRDNSNLDNNDAKDTGKDEIEVSRKPIDNNDTVKISTTIASTEKVSTISSTKSTTITTTAVPDIKEIKETNYNPTDYEEEEDDEGFSFGSVLKLLLSDSYDATTASPYKNKPVTVAAATKPPPPRVTTTPPPMTTSIKPPKPSVSPFVPMPHHYPYMPPKKTFQQNTVNRIDHLVLGEATAIKKTTMRPTISAFKPVTATFKPVTRVTTQRPFFTTRTTTTRKEVQTSQQTVSPEGPRPPAPSVLPGVGGLLKLAGCNIYGRMYRVGRIIAELSTACQECRCTELGVQCRSLPC; the protein is encoded by the exons AATTATTCCAAGTTCTTGCTGCTCACTCAAACTATACTGGACGGAGTATAAAAGCTTTAG AGGATCCGTCACCCGGCAGCTGCCTGTACGAGGGCCGCTGGTTCCCGGCGGGCGCGgcggtgcgcgcgcgcgcggcgtgcctgcgctgcgcgtgcgcgggcggcgcgctgtCCTGCCGCCGCCGCGCCTGCGCGCCGCTGCCCGACCCGCCGCCGCGCTGCCACGTGCTGCACCGCAAGGGCGCCTGCTGCCCGGAGCTGCATTGCCCTG aCGGTGTAAAGCTTATGGAACTAGGAGCGTCTTCGCGTTTTGAAGACGAAGATTACTCTGATATCTCATCGGTATCAGCTGTTGGACATG TTCGGTTTCCAGCGTGCGTGGAAGGTGGTACGGTTTACAGCGCGGGCTCGGCGCTGGCGTCGGCAGTGGCGTGCGAGCAGTGCTTCTGCCtaggcggcgcgcggcgctgcgtgcgcccgcgctgcctgccgccgccgcccggcTGCGAGCCGCGCCCGGCGCCTGGCGCCTGTTGCCCGCAGCGCTACTACTGCCAACACgacacgccgccgccgcacggGACACACG ACTGCGAAGTCGACGGCACTTGGTTTTCGGAGGGCTCGCGCGTGGCGGCGGCGGagcggcgcggcggctgcgcgcACTGCTTCTGCCTGCGCGGCGAGGTGCGCTGCCAGCCGCTGGCGTGCGCGCCGCCACTGCTGGGCTGCCGGCCGCTGCTGCGCGACGGCGAATGCTGCCCGCACCAGTACCACTGCGAACACACCG TTAACCCACAGAATCCAATATCTCACAATTCGCTCATATCGGTGCGAAACGACGACCGATCTCTTCACACATCCAAGTCAAGCAAACAAGAAACATCCACAAAATCTGTATCCACAAATATTTCGACAAAAACGAGCTCCCCGATTACATTGGCCACTAAAAAGATGCCAGTCACCACAACCAAAGTTAAAAGGAAAACCAACGAATCACCCTCAAATGGTACCAGCCAAAAACCCGCTCAAGATAAAACTACCACCACAGTGGCTCCGCTTCCGCCTTCAACGGTTGCCAGTACAACAGAAAAACTTATTCGATCCAACTTTGAAACTTCTACGACAGAAGATTTACCTGACTACTCAACTACTTCAACAGAGCAACCGGAGGGCTCTGTTAGAATCATGATAAATGGTACTATCAACTGCACAGCAGAACTGTCTTCAACCTCTCTACCTTTAAATTTAACTGCAAATGAAACTGAAAAGATCAAAATGGAATTGCAGCCTCGCATACCAATTCTAACGGCAGAAGACATAGAGAGCCATACATTTAACCCCAATGACATAATCACTGATAGAAGTGTGAATGGTGATTTTGATGAGAATGAGATGTTTACTATTAACGTGACTAGCTCCTTGTCCACCAACTCGAGCCGCGCGACGCCGGGGCCTGCGATAACAACAGTTTTCAAAGCCTCTGCACCAACTGATTTACCAACTGCATTGAACATTTCTAAGAAAACGAACGAGTTTGACTTTGATTACGCTGAACCTACGTTACCTCCATCactaccaaatttaaa AATTATTCCATTCGTAGCAGCCGACGccgttgttgatgacgatgattcaCCAAAAGACGAGCTCACATATCCAATTTTAGAAAGAGAAGACAAATACCCAGTTTACTACCCCAGCAGCCTGGAAGCGAAGGTCACTCCATTTGCATCAAGACGCAAAGATGTGTACCAACCGACGCAGTACCCAGTCTTTACGTCCGAGAAAGTGGACATTTCCAACTATCCGACTTTGTCCCATGAAATTGACATTACAAGTTCGGACTATCCTACTGCTAACAATGACTTGCTGCATGAACACATCGTGTCGACTTCCGTCGGGACGCACGCATCAGACATCAGCAAAGCTGTAACTAACACGCCTGGCAGCAGCACTACCTTCAAGCTGGAAGCTCCGTCAGTCAACTTATTCTCACCCCCTGTCGAGACAGAAG GTGGATTCGTACCAAAGGGACCAGGCTCCTTGATTCATGAGTACTATGCCGTGTATCCCAGCACACCTTCCGGCCCCTCAGTTCCTCATCATACTACATCAATGCAGCTGGACACAGTAAAAG AGTGTATATCAAGTGACGGTCACCGCGTGCTAGAGGGCGAGTCTGTGACGCTGGCGTGCTCGACGTGTGCGTGCATGTGGGGCGAGATGCACTGCTCCCCGCGCCCCTGCCCCACGCCCGCCGGCTGCCGTCGCAGCCCCGTCCCCACTCCCGCTTCCGCCGCCGTCCCTACCTCCGCCACCAGCGCTGACGACTGCTGCGGGGAACTCATTTGTGACCCAG AAAAAGAAACTACACCTACTACAGCCAGAACAACAACATCTACAACAACTACAGAAAAAAGTTtcataaatgaaaatgaaaaccaGACTGTTAATGAATCACATAATAAGACAATATTACCACAAAATGGAACAAGTGTTGACAGAGATAATAGTAACCTCGACAATAATGATGCAAAGGATACCGGAAAAGATGAAATTGAAGTTTCCAGAAAACCTATTGATAATAATGATACTGTGAAGATATCTACAACTATTGCATCAACAGAAAAAGTATCAACTATCTCATCAACGAAATCAACGACCATAACGACAACAGCAGTGCCGGATATCAAGGAAATCAAGGAAACAAATTATAACCCTACCGATTATGAGGAAGAAGAAGATGACGAAGGTTTCTCGTTTGGAAGCGTTTTGAAACTTCTACTGAGCGACAGTTACGATGCAACGACGGCTTCACCTTACAAAAATAAGCCTGTTACAGTTGCTGCTGCCACAAAACCTCCACCTCCAAGAGTAACAACTACGCCACCGCCGATGACTACCTCCATAAAACCTCCAAAGCCGTCCGTATCACCTTTCGTCCCCATGCCTCATCATTACCCTTACATGCCTCCAAAAAAGACTTTCCAGCAAAACACTGTCAACCGAATAGACCACTTAGTGCTCGGAGAAGCGACTGCCATCAAAAAGACCACAATGCGCCCAACCATAAGTGCTTTTAAGCCGGTGACAGCCACATTCAAACCGGTCACGAGAGTCACAACGCAACGGCCTTTCTTCACCACTCGAACTACTACAACCAGGAAAGAAGTTCAGACGAGTCAGCAAACGGTGTCTCCGGAAGGGCCCAGGCCGCCGGCACCGAGTGTTCTGCCGGGCGTCGGAGGGCTGTTGAAGCTGGCCGGCTGCAACATTTATGGGAGGATGTACCGCGTGGGGCGCATCATCGCCGAGCTGTCCACCGCCTGCCAGGAGTGCCGCTGCACCGAGCTGGGCGTGCAGTGCCGCTCGCTGCCTTGCTGA
- the LOC141428432 gene encoding uncharacterized protein isoform X3, with amino-acid sequence MPPAPLALLALCACAELFQVLAAHSNYTGRSIKALEDPSPGSCLYEGRWFPAGAAVRARAACLRCACAGGALSCRRRACAPLPDPPPRCHVLHRKGACCPELHCPDGVKLMELGASSRFEDEDYSDISSVSAVGHACVEGGTVYSAGSALASAVACEQCFCLGGARRCVRPRCLPPPPGCEPRPAPGACCPQRYYCQHDTPPPHGTHDCEVDGTWFSEGSRVAAAERRGGCAHCFCLRGEVRCQPLACAPPLLGCRPLLRDGECCPHQYHCEHTVNPQNPISHNSLISVRNDDRSLHTSKSSKQETSTKSVSTNISTKTSSPITLATKKMPVTTTKVKRKTNESPSNGTSQKPAQDKTTTTVAPLPPSTVASTTEKLIRSNFETSTTEDLPDYSTTSTEQPEGSVRIMINGTINCTAELSSTSLPLNLTANETEKIKMELQPRIPILTAEDIESHTFNPNDIITDRSVNGDFDENEMFTINVTSSLSTNSSRATPGPAITTVFKASAPTDLPTALNISKKTNEFDFDYAEPTLPPSLPNLKIIPFVAADAVVDDDDSPKDELTYPILEREDKYPVYYPSSLEAKVTPFASRRKDVYQPTQYPVFTSEKVDISNYPTLSHEIDITSSDYPTANNDLLHEHIVSTSVGTHASDISKAVTNTPGSSTTFKLEAPSVNLFSPPVETEGGFVPKGPGSLIHEYYAVYPSTPSGPSVPHHTTSMQLDTVKECISSDGHRVLEGESVTLACSTCACMWGEMHCSPRPCPTPAGCRRSPVPTPASAAVPTSATSADDCCGELICDPVTEKETTPTTARTTTSTTTTEKSFINENENQTVNESHNKTILPQNGTSVDRDNSNLDNNDAKDTGKDEIEVSRKPIDNNDTVKISTTIASTEKVSTISSTKSTTITTTAVPDIKEIKETNYNPTDYEEEEDDEGFSFGSVLKLLLSDSYDATTASPYKNKPVTVAAATKPPPPRVTTTPPPMTTSIKPPKPSVSPFVPMPHHYPYMPPKKTFQQNTVNRIDHLVLGEATAIKKTTMRPTISAFKPVTATFKPVTRVTTQRPFFTTRTTTTRKEVQTSQQTVSPEGPRPPAPSVLPGVGGLLKLAGCNIYGRMYRVGRIIAELSTACQECRCTELGVQCRSLPC; translated from the exons AATTATTCCAAGTTCTTGCTGCTCACTCAAACTATACTGGACGGAGTATAAAAGCTTTAG AGGATCCGTCACCCGGCAGCTGCCTGTACGAGGGCCGCTGGTTCCCGGCGGGCGCGgcggtgcgcgcgcgcgcggcgtgcctgcgctgcgcgtgcgcgggcggcgcgctgtCCTGCCGCCGCCGCGCCTGCGCGCCGCTGCCCGACCCGCCGCCGCGCTGCCACGTGCTGCACCGCAAGGGCGCCTGCTGCCCGGAGCTGCATTGCCCTG aCGGTGTAAAGCTTATGGAACTAGGAGCGTCTTCGCGTTTTGAAGACGAAGATTACTCTGATATCTCATCGGTATCAGCTGTTGGACATG CGTGCGTGGAAGGTGGTACGGTTTACAGCGCGGGCTCGGCGCTGGCGTCGGCAGTGGCGTGCGAGCAGTGCTTCTGCCtaggcggcgcgcggcgctgcgtgcgcccgcgctgcctgccgccgccgcccggcTGCGAGCCGCGCCCGGCGCCTGGCGCCTGTTGCCCGCAGCGCTACTACTGCCAACACgacacgccgccgccgcacggGACACACG ACTGCGAAGTCGACGGCACTTGGTTTTCGGAGGGCTCGCGCGTGGCGGCGGCGGagcggcgcggcggctgcgcgcACTGCTTCTGCCTGCGCGGCGAGGTGCGCTGCCAGCCGCTGGCGTGCGCGCCGCCACTGCTGGGCTGCCGGCCGCTGCTGCGCGACGGCGAATGCTGCCCGCACCAGTACCACTGCGAACACACCG TTAACCCACAGAATCCAATATCTCACAATTCGCTCATATCGGTGCGAAACGACGACCGATCTCTTCACACATCCAAGTCAAGCAAACAAGAAACATCCACAAAATCTGTATCCACAAATATTTCGACAAAAACGAGCTCCCCGATTACATTGGCCACTAAAAAGATGCCAGTCACCACAACCAAAGTTAAAAGGAAAACCAACGAATCACCCTCAAATGGTACCAGCCAAAAACCCGCTCAAGATAAAACTACCACCACAGTGGCTCCGCTTCCGCCTTCAACGGTTGCCAGTACAACAGAAAAACTTATTCGATCCAACTTTGAAACTTCTACGACAGAAGATTTACCTGACTACTCAACTACTTCAACAGAGCAACCGGAGGGCTCTGTTAGAATCATGATAAATGGTACTATCAACTGCACAGCAGAACTGTCTTCAACCTCTCTACCTTTAAATTTAACTGCAAATGAAACTGAAAAGATCAAAATGGAATTGCAGCCTCGCATACCAATTCTAACGGCAGAAGACATAGAGAGCCATACATTTAACCCCAATGACATAATCACTGATAGAAGTGTGAATGGTGATTTTGATGAGAATGAGATGTTTACTATTAACGTGACTAGCTCCTTGTCCACCAACTCGAGCCGCGCGACGCCGGGGCCTGCGATAACAACAGTTTTCAAAGCCTCTGCACCAACTGATTTACCAACTGCATTGAACATTTCTAAGAAAACGAACGAGTTTGACTTTGATTACGCTGAACCTACGTTACCTCCATCactaccaaatttaaa AATTATTCCATTCGTAGCAGCCGACGccgttgttgatgacgatgattcaCCAAAAGACGAGCTCACATATCCAATTTTAGAAAGAGAAGACAAATACCCAGTTTACTACCCCAGCAGCCTGGAAGCGAAGGTCACTCCATTTGCATCAAGACGCAAAGATGTGTACCAACCGACGCAGTACCCAGTCTTTACGTCCGAGAAAGTGGACATTTCCAACTATCCGACTTTGTCCCATGAAATTGACATTACAAGTTCGGACTATCCTACTGCTAACAATGACTTGCTGCATGAACACATCGTGTCGACTTCCGTCGGGACGCACGCATCAGACATCAGCAAAGCTGTAACTAACACGCCTGGCAGCAGCACTACCTTCAAGCTGGAAGCTCCGTCAGTCAACTTATTCTCACCCCCTGTCGAGACAGAAG GTGGATTCGTACCAAAGGGACCAGGCTCCTTGATTCATGAGTACTATGCCGTGTATCCCAGCACACCTTCCGGCCCCTCAGTTCCTCATCATACTACATCAATGCAGCTGGACACAGTAAAAG AGTGTATATCAAGTGACGGTCACCGCGTGCTAGAGGGCGAGTCTGTGACGCTGGCGTGCTCGACGTGTGCGTGCATGTGGGGCGAGATGCACTGCTCCCCGCGCCCCTGCCCCACGCCCGCCGGCTGCCGTCGCAGCCCCGTCCCCACTCCCGCTTCCGCCGCCGTCCCTACCTCCGCCACCAGCGCTGACGACTGCTGCGGGGAACTCATTTGTGACCCAG TTACAGAAAAAGAAACTACACCTACTACAGCCAGAACAACAACATCTACAACAACTACAGAAAAAAGTTtcataaatgaaaatgaaaaccaGACTGTTAATGAATCACATAATAAGACAATATTACCACAAAATGGAACAAGTGTTGACAGAGATAATAGTAACCTCGACAATAATGATGCAAAGGATACCGGAAAAGATGAAATTGAAGTTTCCAGAAAACCTATTGATAATAATGATACTGTGAAGATATCTACAACTATTGCATCAACAGAAAAAGTATCAACTATCTCATCAACGAAATCAACGACCATAACGACAACAGCAGTGCCGGATATCAAGGAAATCAAGGAAACAAATTATAACCCTACCGATTATGAGGAAGAAGAAGATGACGAAGGTTTCTCGTTTGGAAGCGTTTTGAAACTTCTACTGAGCGACAGTTACGATGCAACGACGGCTTCACCTTACAAAAATAAGCCTGTTACAGTTGCTGCTGCCACAAAACCTCCACCTCCAAGAGTAACAACTACGCCACCGCCGATGACTACCTCCATAAAACCTCCAAAGCCGTCCGTATCACCTTTCGTCCCCATGCCTCATCATTACCCTTACATGCCTCCAAAAAAGACTTTCCAGCAAAACACTGTCAACCGAATAGACCACTTAGTGCTCGGAGAAGCGACTGCCATCAAAAAGACCACAATGCGCCCAACCATAAGTGCTTTTAAGCCGGTGACAGCCACATTCAAACCGGTCACGAGAGTCACAACGCAACGGCCTTTCTTCACCACTCGAACTACTACAACCAGGAAAGAAGTTCAGACGAGTCAGCAAACGGTGTCTCCGGAAGGGCCCAGGCCGCCGGCACCGAGTGTTCTGCCGGGCGTCGGAGGGCTGTTGAAGCTGGCCGGCTGCAACATTTATGGGAGGATGTACCGCGTGGGGCGCATCATCGCCGAGCTGTCCACCGCCTGCCAGGAGTGCCGCTGCACCGAGCTGGGCGTGCAGTGCCGCTCGCTGCCTTGCTGA